One Aegilops tauschii subsp. strangulata cultivar AL8/78 chromosome 2, Aet v6.0, whole genome shotgun sequence genomic window, AAGATTTCTAACATGTCTGTGATGCCAAAGGAACCACAAGTATTGGCCATTACATAGCTTTCATTTTTATATACGTACTAATAATGCTGCTTTTCACTATTCTGTAGGTGGCGATATCAACAATTAAAGCTCAGAATAAGATTCCCTAATCTGTGAGCCTGATATTTACTCGAGACAATGTCAGGTAATATCAGGGATAATCATTCCAAAACATAATTGCACAATTACTTTTACGATAAGCTTGAGAGTGTAGTAGATCCTCTTCTCTTTTTTCACTTAAAGAATTTGAAGGAGACCAAGGTTCAACTTTGTCAGATTAGAACAGAAACTGAAGATCTACATTTAACTGAACAGTGAAATTTAGATCTAACCACTTAAAGGGTTTAAATCATGAAAACCTTGATAAGTTCTAAGTTAAACAACAACTGAAGTTTTCTGTTGCACCAATTTAGCTATTGAATGTATTGGGCTAGGTGCAAAAAATCATAGTTCTGCTGATTTTTTTTTGCAAGCAACCGGCAGGACGCTGCCTTTTCATTAAGAGACAAGAGAAACCAAATTATTTACAAGAGATGGCGTGTTTTTAATGGAAACATGCCAAAACCAAAGTTCTAATGATTATGCTGGATTCACAAGGTAACCTAATAGCATTTTTTTCCAGTTTCCTGCATAATCAGGAATTTCTGTTGCACCAATTTAAGTATTGAGTGTGTGGGATTGGCAAGAAACCAGACTTCTTAATTTACTTTTCAGTTTGCACTTCTTAAATTGCAATGATGATTACATATTTTATCCATACCGCGCCAATACACATGAGCATTGAAATCAATGACCTTATTCCTTTAACATAGTACTGATACATGAGGTAGACGATCTGATGGGGTGGGGATTCATTCCTGAAAGGCCCATCTAGACATCGGACGGCAGAAATGGGTAGTCAGTGTAACCAATAACTGGATCAGAGAGGTAGAAAGTATCTCTTATGTACTTGTTGAGAGGAGCACCTATTTCAAACCTCCGAGGCAAGTCAGGATTGGATAAAAACAAGCGCCCATATGCTACCAAATCAGCATAGCCGTCGGCGATTGCTTTATTTCCATCATCCCTGTCGTATCCCCCAGCTACAATAAATGTTCCCTTAAAAGCATCCCTTATGGGGCGAAGACTATGGGGAGTTTCAAACTTTTCACCAATATTCACCATCCGTGGTTCCACCATGTGACAATAGAGAATTCCAAATTTGTTTAGTGCATGTGCCATGTATAGGCCTAGAGCTTCTGGGTTTGAGTCGGATGCCTCTGAATAGTTCGCAAACGGAGAGAGCCTTATCCCAACCTTATCAGCTCCAACTTCATCGACTACAGCTTGAACTACTTCCAATGCAAAGCGGCAGCGATTCTCTAAGCTCCCACCATATTTGTCAGTGCGATCATTGACTTGGTCCTTTAAGAACTGATCAATCAAATAACCATGAGCTCCATGGATTTCAACACCATCAAATCCTACACACCATACAAGGCATTGAGGTTAGAGATCCCTCTTCTTCAACAGTCAGGGCGATGTCGAAGAATTCAGTAGGTGTCTGTTATGCACTAGGCAGAACATTAACGAGAACAAGTGTATGCTAATTTTCTCCTGATACTAATTTGGTTGAATGAGAAGTCTGCACTTTGTATGATATATAATTTCAGCATAACATTTGGAGCACAAATGTGAGAGATAAAGATTACTAAAGGGGGTTCATTACCAACCAAAAGGTTCTTACCGGCTTCAATTGCATTTCTAGCAGCAGCCCTAAAATCGTTGATCACCAAAGGAATCTCATTAGTCTGTAGCCGCCTAGGAGTTGAGATTGTAGGTACATCTATGCCGTTGGCTCTAACTACAGGTTTGAGTGGCTTATCAGTGCTCGAAATTGGAGCCTGCCCATTAGGCTGAAAAGCTGCATAGAGATAACGAACATGTGTAAGTGAAATACAAGCAGGGCTACAAGGATGACTATGGGGTTCCTAATGTATTTTTATTAATAAAAAAACATGAGGTAACTCATGGTGCCATAAAATGGTGAATAATCGTACAGAATGTTCATAAAAAAATTGAACCAAAAATCTAAAATCCATTTGAGGTATTATTGCTTGCGACATAATTGTGCTTACATTTGGTTTGATGACAATTCAGACAACCTTATATTAGAGTTAGTAAACTTACTGTGATTGGAGACTCTTCCTACATGCCAAATCTGACAGAAAAATATTCCTCCTTCTGCATGAACCCCATTCACGATCGGTTTCCATGCTTCTACTTGCTCCTTTGTCCAAATGCCAGGAGTGTCTTTGTACCTAGCATTCATACAGTGTAACAAGAAACATATCACCTTTAAAGGTAATACAACTGCAAAGAGGAAACTGAAACTATGACTACTAAGATATCAAAAGCCACAGCCTAACGATATGTTGTACACACCCTTGAGCAGTGTCTGAAACTCCAGTGGCCTCAGCAATCAAAAGGCCTCCTTTGGTTGTTCTCTGTTGATAATACAGTATGGCATGAGGCTGAGGAACATTTCCGAAGGATCGCTCCCTTGTCAGTGGTGCGAGAACTACCctaaacagaaaaaaggaaagaCCTCAGGCAAGTGGATCATCAGGTAAAGATGAGTGGCAGAATTCGTTTGACTCCTTTTTCAGGGACAAATCCATAGGCACAGTCGAAGAAATTTCAGGGGCACACTCCTTCCCATATCCCACAGAAATTCATCAGACGAAAAATTGATTGTTGACCACACTTACTAAATGGTGCGTACTCATTGGTATTAAATAACTCCTAAAAGTTCAGGTCTATTGATGGAATAATTGTTCAGTAATGACAGGTGATTTGGGTTAACAAATATCTTCCCACATGTTCATTCAGAAACATCAAAATCTCGGATCGACACTTCTCTTGTAAATAGATACAAAATGCATGCTAATTTTCGTTGTTTGCAGTTTGCAACAACCCTAATAAAAGATTTCAGCATAGGACCTGGTTATGATGCTTCCTTCCTCGATTATCATGGGGGGTTAAAACACCGGGCTAAATTCGGTTCTTGATGGTAAAACAAGATACGAACAACAGGAGGGCAGCAGTATCCAGACAAGAACAGCCTCTGATAAAAAGCAGGAGTGCATAACATCCACATGACAATAAAGATCCTCCGCGAGTCATGTCCGGGATTAGAAAACCCCTCCTTACTGAAAAAACTAGTGCGGTTGGAAGCTTTAGCACCCGAATTGGTTTTCCCTGCTGCAGGAATCGCCCCAAATATAAGACCTAAAAGAATCGATTCGATTCTTGGGCGGTTACTAACAAAAATCGGCGGCTGGTTGGGGTTTTCCGTACCAAGGAAAGAGAGAGTGGGCTCGGAAGAAGAAGAGACGGACCTGTGGGAAAGATCGAACCTTCCCATCTTGTAGGGGGTGAGGAGGGCGGCGCTGCTGGCAGTGTTGCTCATCTTCCTTCGTCTGCTCCTTGCCCCGGCGTACTGCTCTCTACTGTGGGGAAAGAAGACTTTTCAAAAAACTTGGTTCAATGAACCTGCCACGATTGTGGACGCACGTTTTGCTTGCAAGATCACAGTAGAGGAAGAGCTGGCCACACACTTCTTCGAGTTAAGGGAAAAAAAAACTACTACACACTTCTTCGAGGTCACTGCTACAGTCATCCAGATCCAGCGGAGGACCATTTAGCTTTTTTTGAGAGGGGTGAGTACCATTCAGCTTTTTTTAGAAGTACTAGTAAGTTTGCACATGCAATGCACGTCTAGACTAATGCATATTATATTATAGAATATTTGTAGTTTTAAAATAATGTGATGCGTGCTATTTTCAATATCTCATCTTTACAAAATCATCCAGGAGAAGTAGAAGTTTATATATGACGGTATTCTCGACCCAATAATTGTTGATATGGTTTAGAAATATGATAAGAAATACAAGCACAAGGATTAATGTGAAACATGACCAAGTTTGAAAGCACGATCCTTTTCCCCCAGTTTATACTATTTCTCATCTTTTCACCATTCTTTTAATATAGTGAGACAAAACCTATGCACGTCTGAGAGAAGAAACACATTGAAATGTGATTGTTAGTTTTTAAGGTCCTTTGAGTATCAGGTCCTCACGGAAAAATCTATCTTAAAAATTCCCAAAAGCTATCCAAGAGAAAAAGGAATTATCTCACAGAACAAATGAAAAATTGATGTATATGTATCTTATCCATGCCAATTTGACAAAATGATTTACAAAAATACCTTTCTTGTGAACAAAACACTGAAGAATTTGAACATGAACAGCCTGATATAGTACAATAAGAGAAGCGAGAACAATACGATTCACAAAAGTACACTTTCCTATACCTATTCTGTTACGGGTTACCAAAAAACGGAATATACTCTGGTGTAGGATCTTCAAATTGttgtaaatatgccctagaggcaataataaaatggttattattatatttccttgttcatggtaattgtctattgttcatgctataattgtgttatccagaaatcgtaatacatgtgtgaatacatagaccacaatatgtccctagtgagcctctagttgactagatcgttgatcaatagatggttacggtttcctgaccgtggacattggatgtcgttgataacgggatcacatcattaggagaatgatgtgatggacaagacccaatcctaagcatagcacaagatcgtgtagttcgtctgctaaagcttttctaatgtcaagtatcatttccttagaccatgagattgtgcaactcccggataccgtaggaatgctttgggtgtgccaaacgtcacaacgtaactgagtggctataaaggcacactacgggtatctccaaaagtgtctgttgagttggcacgaatcgagactgggatttgtcactccatgtgacggagaggtatctctgggcccactcggtaagacatcatcataatgagctcaatgtgaccaaggagttgatcacgggatgatgtgttacggaacgagtaaagagatttgccggtaacgagattgaacaagttatagggataccgacgatcgagtctcgggcaagtatcataccggtagacaaagggatttgtgtacgggattgattgaatccccgacatcgtggttcatccgatgagatcatcatggaacatgtgggagccaacatgggtatctagatcccgctgttggttattgggcggagagatgtctcggtcatgtctacatggtccccgaacccgtagggtctacacacttaaggttcggtgaggctagagttgttatgggaaatagtatgtggttaccgaatgttgttcggagtcccggatgagatcccggacgtcacgaggagttccggaatggtccggaggtgaagatttatatatgggaagtcatcatacggtcatcggaagtattcgggggtttgccggtattgtaccgggagcaccgaaggggttccgggggtccaccgggagggtccacctaccccggagggccctatgggctgtatgtggaagggaaccagcccctaagtgggctagGCGCCATTCCCcttagggcccatgcgcctagggtttgagggaaaccctaaggggggcgccccccttggcttgggggcaagcccccttcccttggccgcccccctctagatctcatctagaggggccggcccccttcccccttcgccctataaataggtgggaggagggagggcagcaacacatcATCCAAGGCGcatccctccccctctccaacaccccctcctcctccgttgagcttggcgaagccctgccggagaactgcaagctccaccaccacgccgtcgtgctgccggagttcttcCCCAAattctccttccccttgctggatcaagaaggaggagacgacgccgtgctgcacgtgtgttgaacgcggaggcgccgttgttcggcgcttagatcggaatcaaccgcgatttgaatcgctgcgagtacaactaattcatccgcgttcttgtaacgcttccgcgtcgcgatcttcaagggtatgaagatgcactcccctctctctcgttgctagtctctccatagattgatcttggtgatccgtagaatttttttaatttctgcaacgatccccaacagtggcatcatgagctaggtctatgcgtagtttctatgcacgagtagaacacaagttgttgtgggcgtcgattttgtcaatttacttgccgttactagtcctatcttgattcggcggcatcatgggatgaagcggctcagaccgaccttacacgtacgcttacatgagacaggttccaccgactgacttgcactagttgcataaggtggctagcgggtgtctgtctctcccactttagtcggatcggattcgatgaaaagggtccttatgaagggtaaatagaaattggcatatcacgttgtggtttggcataggtaagaatgttggggaacgtagcagaaattcaaaattttcctacgtgtcaccaagatcaatctaggagatgctagcaatgagaggggaggagtgcatctacatacccttgtagatcgcgagcggaagcgttcaagagaacggggttgatggagtcgtactcgtcgtgatccaaatcaccgatgatcctagcgccgaacggatggcacctccgcgttcaacacacgtacggagcggggacgtctcctccttcttgatccagcaaggggaagaagttgatggagatccagcagcacgatcgcatggtagtggaagtagcgggatcccggcagggcttcgccaagcgcaagcggggaggaagaggtgtcacgggagggagggaggcgccagggcttggggtgctgctcccatgcgcctccccactatatataggggtggagggggctggtttcttgccctccaagtccattggggcgttggcaaaggtgggggaaagaaatcccatcatttcccttccccaccgattgttatcccccttttttagggatcttgatcttattccttctaagatgggatcttggtgcgccttgaccaggggtgtggggccttgcccccactacccacgttcatgtgggccccccatgcaggtgcgccccacttcggaaccttctagaaccttcccggtacaataccgaaaaatcccgaacattttccggtggccaaaataggacttcccatatataaatctttacctccggaccattccgaaactcctcgtgacgtccgggatctcatccgggactccgaacgactttcggatttccgcatactaatatctctacaaccctagcgtcaccgaaccttaagtgtgtagaccctacgggttcgggagacatgcagacatgaccgagacgactctccggtcaataaccaacagcgggatctggatacccatgttggctcccacatgttccacgatgatctcatcggatgaaccacgatgtcgaggattcaatcaatcccgtatacaattccctttgtcaatcggtacgttacttgcccgagattcgatcgtcggtatcccaataccttgttcaatctcgttaccggcaagtcactttactcgtaccgtaatgcatgatcccgtgaccaaacacttggtcacattgagctcattatgatgatgcattaccgagtgggcccagagatacctctccgtcatacggagtgacaaatcccagtctcgattcgtgccaacccaacagacactttcggagatacctatagtgcacctttatagccacccagttacgttgtgacgtttggtacacccaaagcattcctatggtatccgggagttgcacaatctcatggtctaaggaaatgatacttgacattagaaaagctctagcaaacgaactacacgatcttgtgatatgcttaggattgggtcttgtccatcacatcattctcctaatgatgtgatcccgttatcaatgacatccaatgtccatggtcaggaaaccataaccatctattgatcaacgagctagtcaactagaggcttactagggacatgttgtggtctatgtattcacacatgtattacggtttccagttaatacaattatagcatgaacaacagacaattatcatgaacaaggaaatacaataataaccagtttattattgcctctagggcatatttccaacagtctcccacttgcactagagtcaataatctagttcacatcaccatgtgattaacactcaaagttcactagagtcaataatctagtccacatcaccatgtgattaacactcaatgagttctagggtttgaccatgttatgcttacgagagaggttttagtcaacgggtctgcaacattcagatccgtgtgtgctttacaaatctctatgtcatcttgtagatgtagctaccacgcgctacttggagctattccaaataattcctctactatacgaatccagtttactactcagagtcatccgtattagtgtcaaagtttgcatcgacgtaaccctttacgatgaactgttttaccacctccataatcgagaaaattccttagtccactagatactaaggataagttcgaccgctgtcatgtgatccattcccggatcactattgtaccccttgactaactcatggcaaggcacacttcaggtgcggtacacagcatagcatactgtagagcctacgtctaaagcatagggggcgaccttcgtcctttctctctcttctgtcgtggtcaggtcttgagtcttactcaatactcacaccttgtaacacagccaagaactccttctttgctgatctattttgaactccttcaaaatcttgtcacggtatgtattcatttgaaagtactattaagcgtttttgatctatccttatagatcttgatgctcaatgttcaagtagcttaatccaggttttccattaaaaacacttttcaaataaccctggatgctttccagaaattctacatcatttctgatcaacaacatatactcatcaaaaattctatagtgctcccactcacttctttggaaatacaagtttctcatgaaccttgtataaacccaaaatctttgatcatctcatcaaagcgttcattccaactccgagatgcttactccaatccttagaaggattgctggagctttgcatacttgttagcatctttcaggattgacaaaaccttctggttgtatcacatacaacctttcctcaagaaaatcgtcgaggaaacaatgttttgacatcctatctgcaagatttcataaataatgcagtaactgctaatataattctaacagactcttagcatcgctacgagtgagaaagtctcatcgcagtcaactccttgaacttgccggaaaacatcttatcgacaagtcgagctttcttaatggtgacacttaccatcattgtctgtcttccctttaaaatccatctgtacccaacagccttacgaccatcaagtagttctttcaaagtctatactttgttttcatacatggatcctctcggattttatggcctcaagccattcgtcggaattcgggcccaccatcgcttctccatagctcgtaggttcattgttgtctagcaacatgacttccaagacaggattacgtaccactctgaagtagtacgcatccttgtcgtcctatgaggtttggtagtgacttgatctgaagtttcatgatcactatcataagcttccacttcaattggtgtaggtgccacaggaacaacttcctgtgccctgctacacattagttgaagtgacggttcaatgacctcatcaagtctccaccatcctcccactcaattctttcgagagaaacttttcctcgagaaaggacccatttctagaaacaatcacttttgcttccagatctgaaataggaggtatacccaactgttttgggtattctatgaagatgcatttatccgctttgggttcgagcttatcagcctgaaactttttcacataagcgtcgcagccccaaacttttaagagacggcagcttaggtttctctaaaccatagttcatacggtgtcgtctcaacggaattgcgtggtgccctatttaaagtgaatgcggttgtctctaatgcctaacccataaacgatagttgtaattcgataagagacatcatggtatgcaccatatccaatagggtgcagttatgatgttcggacacaccatcacaatatggtgttccaggcggtattagtcgtgaaacaatttccacaatttcttaattgtgtgccaaactcataactcagatattcatctctatggtcatatcacagacattttatcctcttgtcacgacgatcttcaacttcactctgaaattacttgaacctttcaataattcagacttgtgtttcatcaagtaaatattctcagcatctactcaaatcatctgtgaagtaagaacataacgatatccactgcatgcctcagcactcattggactgcacacatcaaatgtattacttccaacaagttgctctcttgttccatcttactgaaaacgaggcctttcagtcatcttgcccatgtggtatgatttgcatgtctcaagtgattcaaaatcaagtgagtccaaatgatccatctgtatggactttcttcatgcatatatactaatagacatggttcgcatgtctcaatcttttcaaaaacgagtgagtccaaagatccatcaacatggagcttcttcatgcgttttataccaatatgactcaagtggcagtgccacaagtatgtggtactatcattactatcttatatcttttggcatgaacatgtgtatcactacgatcgagattcaataaaccattcattttaggtgcaagaccattgaaggtattattcaaatagacagagtaaccattattctcctttaatgaataaccgtattgcgataaacataatccaatcatgtctatgctcaacgcaaacaccaaataacaattattcaggtttaaccccaatctcgatggtagagggagcatgcgatgcttgatcacatcaaccttggaaacacttccaacacatatcgtcatctcacctttagctagtctccgtttattccgcagcttttatttcgagttactaacacttagcaaccgaaccggtatctaataccctggtgctactaggagtactagtaaagtacacattaatataatgtatatccaatatacttctgtcgaccttgccagccttctcatctacgaagtatctagggtagttctgcttcagtgaccgttcccctcatttcagaagcacttagtc contains:
- the LOC109780293 gene encoding putative 12-oxophytodienoate reductase 11 isoform X1 translates to MTVAVTSKKCVVVFFSLNSKKMSNTASSAALLTPYKMGRFDLSHRVVLAPLTRERSFGNVPQPHAILYYQQRTTKGGLLIAEATGVSDTAQGYKDTPGIWTKEQVEAWKPIVNGVHAEGGIFFCQIWHVGRVSNHTFQPNGQAPISSTDKPLKPVVRANGIDVPTISTPRRLQTNEIPLVINDFRAAARNAIEAGFDGVEIHGAHGYLIDQFLKDQVNDRTDKYGGSLENRCRFALEVVQAVVDEVGADKVGIRLSPFANYSEASDSNPEALGLYMAHALNKFGILYCHMVEPRMVNIGEKFETPHSLRPIRDAFKGTFIVAGGYDRDDGNKAIADGYADLVAYGRLFLSNPDLPRRFEIGAPLNKYIRDTFYLSDPVIGYTDYPFLPSDV
- the LOC109780293 gene encoding putative 12-oxophytodienoate reductase 11 isoform X2, with protein sequence MSNTASSAALLTPYKMGRFDLSHRVVLAPLTRERSFGNVPQPHAILYYQQRTTKGGLLIAEATGVSDTAQGYKDTPGIWTKEQVEAWKPIVNGVHAEGGIFFCQIWHVGRVSNHTFQPNGQAPISSTDKPLKPVVRANGIDVPTISTPRRLQTNEIPLVINDFRAAARNAIEAGFDGVEIHGAHGYLIDQFLKDQVNDRTDKYGGSLENRCRFALEVVQAVVDEVGADKVGIRLSPFANYSEASDSNPEALGLYMAHALNKFGILYCHMVEPRMVNIGEKFETPHSLRPIRDAFKGTFIVAGGYDRDDGNKAIADGYADLVAYGRLFLSNPDLPRRFEIGAPLNKYIRDTFYLSDPVIGYTDYPFLPSDV